From a single Planctellipticum variicoloris genomic region:
- a CDS encoding ATP-binding cassette domain-containing protein: MTTASNLWRLERVTLQGRPQPRLDDVTLHVPAGVTAVLGPSGAGKSSLLSLLVGFETPGSGRIIRCQPAPTGQADLFWGPPDDGLWPHLTVREHLTTVAPAGTAADRIDGLLKDFDLTALVNARPERLSLGERSRLNVVRALATEASILVLDEPLSHVEAGRQVRFWQAVRRELQRSGSHLVFATHDREAVLREAAHVICLEAGRLTYAGSVAELYHCPPSLDLAELLGPANWLDDSSRTRWLADSLSERHPCIRPESLVVEAESDGPCELLGSQRLGQYCESRMRQDGQNLEIRLLHRVPERPLDVGGRVRLRLLPWLLILVLALIPGCSGPDEPALSAHETESWSLPAHAGRMPAPRGIGPGPDRTLYVLDNAGRVLVYDEAGELLREWWMPDYDIGKAEGVCVLQDGRVAVADTHYHRVVVFDQQGIEQLRFGKLGEGPGEFIYPVKVIQSPSGTLFVCEYGGHDRVQMFRPDGTYVGEFGSFGTAPGEFQRPSGIVWRDGLLYVVDAFNNRVQVFTEQGRFVKVIADGADGASLYYPYDVALTPDDRLLVVEYGGSRVTAIDLDGKLLGRFGTPGGGENQLMTPWGLTVDSQGRLLICDTGNRRLVRLEL; this comes from the coding sequence ATGACGACCGCATCCAACCTCTGGCGACTCGAACGGGTGACGTTGCAGGGGCGGCCTCAACCCCGCCTGGACGACGTCACGCTCCACGTTCCGGCAGGCGTGACCGCGGTCCTCGGGCCTTCGGGAGCCGGCAAATCTTCGCTGCTGTCGCTGCTGGTCGGATTCGAAACGCCCGGCTCCGGCCGAATCATTCGATGCCAACCTGCCCCGACCGGACAGGCCGATCTTTTCTGGGGACCGCCCGACGATGGGCTGTGGCCGCATCTGACGGTTCGCGAGCATCTCACGACCGTTGCGCCGGCCGGCACGGCGGCGGACCGCATTGATGGATTACTCAAGGACTTCGATCTGACGGCGCTGGTGAATGCGCGGCCCGAGAGACTTTCGCTCGGCGAACGCTCCCGGCTCAATGTTGTTCGTGCGCTGGCGACGGAGGCTTCGATCCTCGTGCTCGACGAGCCGCTGTCGCATGTCGAGGCCGGTCGCCAGGTTCGGTTCTGGCAGGCGGTGCGCCGCGAACTGCAGCGATCCGGCAGTCACCTGGTCTTTGCCACTCACGATCGGGAAGCCGTCCTGCGGGAAGCCGCGCACGTGATCTGCCTGGAAGCCGGCCGTCTGACGTATGCCGGTTCTGTTGCTGAGCTCTACCATTGCCCCCCTTCGCTCGACCTGGCGGAGCTGCTCGGACCGGCCAACTGGCTCGACGACTCCAGCCGGACCCGCTGGCTGGCTGATTCGCTGTCGGAGCGTCATCCCTGCATTCGTCCGGAGTCGCTCGTCGTCGAAGCCGAAAGCGATGGCCCTTGCGAACTTCTCGGCAGTCAAAGGCTGGGGCAATATTGCGAATCCCGCATGCGGCAGGACGGCCAGAATCTTGAAATCCGGCTGCTGCACCGCGTCCCCGAACGGCCCCTCGACGTTGGCGGGCGAGTCCGACTCCGGCTGCTGCCCTGGTTGCTCATCCTGGTTCTGGCTCTGATTCCCGGCTGCAGTGGGCCGGACGAACCGGCGCTCTCCGCCCATGAAACTGAGTCCTGGTCCTTGCCCGCCCACGCAGGCCGCATGCCGGCGCCGCGCGGCATCGGCCCCGGGCCGGATCGCACGCTGTATGTCCTCGACAACGCCGGCCGGGTGCTGGTGTACGACGAAGCGGGCGAGCTGCTCCGCGAGTGGTGGATGCCGGACTACGACATCGGCAAAGCCGAGGGGGTCTGCGTCCTGCAGGACGGTCGCGTCGCCGTCGCCGACACGCACTATCACCGTGTAGTCGTCTTCGATCAGCAGGGAATCGAGCAACTGCGGTTCGGCAAACTGGGCGAAGGGCCGGGCGAGTTCATCTATCCGGTGAAGGTGATTCAGTCTCCGTCGGGAACGCTGTTTGTCTGCGAGTACGGCGGTCACGACCGCGTGCAGATGTTTCGGCCGGACGGAACGTACGTCGGCGAGTTCGGCAGTTTCGGTACGGCGCCGGGAGAGTTCCAGCGTCCCAGCGGGATCGTCTGGCGCGACGGGCTGCTCTATGTCGTCGACGCATTCAACAACCGCGTCCAGGTCTTTACCGAACAGGGCCGGTTCGTCAAGGTGATCGCCGACGGCGCGGACGGCGCGTCGCTCTACTACCCCTACGACGTCGCTCTCACACCCGACGACCGGCTGCTCGTCGTCGAGTATGGCGGCAGTCGCGTGACGGCGATCGACCTCGACGGCAAACTGCTCGGCCGCTTCGGAACGCCGGGCGGTGGGGAGAACCAGCTCATGACCCCCTGGGGACTGACGGTCGACTCCCAGGGGCGGCTGTTGATCTGCGACACCGGCAATCGCCGACTCGTGCGGCTGGAGTTATAG
- the proC gene encoding pyrroline-5-carboxylate reductase: MTATAPPPVIGFLGAGQMAAALGKGFVTAGVVGPDHLLGYDVSADAMQRFAAATGGKAVSGVAELLIAARLIVLSVKPQHIPDVLTQIRDLVTSDHLVVSIAAGQSLTRISAGLPPGTRLVRVMPNTPCLVGEGASAFAMGPHCRPGDAQLVEMLLSTTGLAVEVPEKLLDAVTGLSGSGPAYVYQIIEALSDGGVRMGLPRDVATRLAAQTVLGAAQMVLATGQHPGQLKDAVTSPGGTTIAGLHELERGGLRGILMNAVEAATERSRELGQG; this comes from the coding sequence ATGACAGCGACCGCCCCGCCCCCGGTGATTGGCTTTCTGGGGGCCGGCCAGATGGCCGCCGCCCTGGGCAAAGGGTTTGTCACGGCGGGCGTCGTCGGTCCGGATCACCTCTTAGGCTACGATGTCTCCGCGGATGCAATGCAGCGCTTTGCGGCGGCGACGGGCGGAAAGGCGGTCTCCGGCGTCGCCGAGCTCCTGATCGCCGCGCGCCTGATCGTCTTGTCGGTGAAACCGCAGCATATTCCGGACGTGCTGACGCAGATTCGCGATCTCGTCACTTCCGATCATCTCGTGGTCTCGATTGCGGCGGGGCAGTCGCTGACTCGCATCTCCGCCGGGCTGCCGCCTGGAACCCGACTGGTGCGCGTGATGCCCAATACCCCCTGTCTGGTCGGCGAAGGGGCCAGCGCATTTGCGATGGGTCCGCATTGCCGTCCCGGCGACGCCCAACTGGTGGAGATGTTGCTGTCGACGACTGGGCTGGCGGTGGAAGTGCCGGAGAAATTGCTCGACGCGGTGACCGGTCTGTCCGGCAGCGGTCCGGCGTACGTGTATCAGATCATCGAAGCTCTCAGCGACGGCGGCGTACGAATGGGGCTGCCGCGCGACGTGGCAACCCGGCTGGCGGCTCAAACGGTGCTGGGGGCCGCGCAGATGGTGCTCGCCACCGGGCAGCATCCGGGGCAGCTCAAGGATGCGGTCACGAGTCCCGGCGGCACTACGATTGCCGGCCTGCATGAGCTGGAGCGCGGCGGTTTGCGCGGAATTCTGATGAACGCCGTCGAAGCCGCCACAGAACGTTCGCGGGAGCTGGGACAAGGCTGA
- a CDS encoding beta-ketoacyl-[acyl-carrier-protein] synthase family protein, translated as MTAQAAFPRVVVSGIGVVSPIGIGCDPFWSNLISGRSGIDVLSAFPATNLPSKLAAEIHDFDPLQFIQQKKFLKVMSRDVQLGVSSASMAMKDAGLTRGDIDPERLGVEFGAGHISTTPEELADAARKMQGCVDDDESFTRWGEDTMGQICPLWLLKQLPNMPACHVAIEHDARGPNNTITACESSALLAIAEAVRVIQRGRADAMIVGACSSYIHPLEIARLNLYESLSRGEDPASACRPFDLHRDGTVVGEGAAAFVLESYEHAIRRGASIYCEIVGVGGGSDGASDRESGVGLERAIQAALRQSQMTPRDLGHINAHGKGTRRDDIAEARGYQRALGQIAEKIPVTALKSYFGHFDAGAGAVELAGSLLAMQHGQLPMTLNYRTPDPLCPLNIVHSEPMQMSNGIALSVNRTRMGQSAAAVIRAV; from the coding sequence ATGACGGCTCAGGCCGCTTTTCCCCGCGTGGTCGTCTCCGGAATCGGAGTCGTATCGCCGATCGGTATCGGGTGCGACCCCTTCTGGTCGAACCTTATTTCCGGTCGCTCCGGGATTGATGTGTTGTCCGCGTTTCCGGCCACGAATCTGCCTTCGAAGCTGGCTGCGGAGATTCACGACTTCGATCCGCTGCAGTTCATCCAGCAGAAGAAATTCCTCAAAGTCATGTCCCGCGACGTGCAGCTCGGGGTTTCCTCGGCGTCGATGGCCATGAAGGACGCGGGGCTGACCCGCGGCGATATTGACCCGGAGCGCCTGGGCGTGGAGTTTGGCGCTGGGCATATTTCCACCACTCCGGAAGAGCTGGCGGATGCTGCTCGCAAGATGCAGGGGTGCGTCGACGACGACGAGAGCTTCACCCGCTGGGGTGAAGACACGATGGGGCAGATCTGTCCCCTCTGGCTGCTGAAGCAGCTTCCGAACATGCCGGCGTGCCACGTGGCGATCGAACACGATGCCCGCGGGCCGAACAATACGATTACCGCCTGCGAGTCTTCCGCGCTGCTGGCTATCGCTGAGGCTGTGCGGGTGATTCAGCGCGGCCGCGCCGACGCGATGATCGTCGGCGCCTGCAGTTCCTATATTCATCCCCTGGAGATCGCCCGGCTGAACCTTTACGAAAGCCTGTCCCGCGGGGAAGATCCCGCGTCGGCCTGCCGTCCGTTCGATCTGCATCGCGACGGAACGGTCGTGGGCGAAGGGGCAGCGGCCTTCGTGCTGGAAAGCTACGAGCACGCAATTCGCCGGGGCGCTTCGATCTACTGCGAGATCGTCGGCGTCGGCGGCGGCTCGGACGGCGCTTCCGACCGGGAATCGGGCGTCGGCCTGGAACGCGCCATTCAAGCAGCCCTGCGGCAGTCGCAGATGACTCCCCGCGATCTCGGGCACATCAACGCACACGGCAAGGGAACGCGACGGGACGATATTGCAGAAGCCCGCGGGTATCAGCGGGCGCTGGGGCAGATTGCCGAAAAGATTCCGGTGACAGCGCTGAAGAGTTACTTCGGTCACTTCGACGCCGGCGCCGGTGCGGTGGAACTGGCCGGCAGCCTGCTGGCGATGCAGCACGGGCAGCTTCCGATGACCCTCAATTACCGGACGCCGGACCCGCTTTGCCCGCTGAATATCGTGCACAGCGAGCCGATGCAGATGAGCAATGGCATTGCGCTGAGCGTCAACCGGACTCGGATGGGACAGAGCGCCGCTGCGGTGATCCGGGCCGTCTGA
- the fliD gene encoding flagellar filament capping protein FliD: MSTIQSTTGLASGIDIGALVKAIIGVEHKPIDQLETRLKDIQAQQTALSNIQASLLSLTTSAVSLQSSSTFKALTVQNSSPSQFSVTTQSGATASTYALQSVRLASTNQSLSRGYATATQTVGAGQIVISSGGDLNRPLRLELLNDGVGVQRGQIKITDRSGTSASIDLRNAVTIDDVVTAINSSSIGVAASTLGGRLTLTDTTGSTATNLQVAEIGGGTTAANLGILGSVSADSLTGSDILTVNSDFTLGLLDDGNGIRRSTGSSDLVLTLKDGSILAVNLDDAATLGNVVSTINSATGNEGKLTAELVDGRLKLTDNTGGGGSLSVASAPGSNAATVLGLDVAASGNELTGNRLIAGLDSVLLRNLRGGQGIATRGEISLTDRTGTTATIDLSAAESLDEVLSAINSATSVGDVKLQLTARLNDNGTGIVIEDTSGATASDLVIADVGGGTVAADLGIAVSASQTTVSSGNLYHRYIGESQSLANYGPKGTSVPTGSFRITDSAGNQAVINITSSVKTIGDVIDRINAASGIQVTAKLNSTGDGFEIVDDAGGAGTPVVSEIGGTTAAGLRLLNSAALGGDGKYHIDSRMSTVITIEATDTLTQISTKLNSAGGMFRSSVVNTGSPLNPFRLSVTSTVSGAAGSLKFDDGGLGLNFATQTPGEDAVLRVGNASSPSSYLVTSNTNTFSNAVSGISVSLLQTGDSVASVTTTQDTSKIQSAISNFVSLYNSYVDTAATLSKYDTATSTRAALQGSGTLLRIQQRFSDLINRVRGGQGDPVRSLADVGVTVTSGGKLTVDSTRLANTLQSNPEEVTSLFTDAENGFGVKFLDALTNLNDSTKGSLTVEINGLGTVADSMTSRIADLESLLETRQDFLLRQFQRMDNAIAQLQTQQDAIKAMFDAVTNSSEN; this comes from the coding sequence ATGTCGACCATTCAATCCACGACCGGCCTGGCGAGCGGCATCGACATCGGTGCGCTCGTCAAAGCCATTATCGGGGTTGAGCATAAGCCGATCGATCAGCTCGAGACCCGCCTGAAGGACATCCAGGCGCAACAGACCGCCCTCAGCAATATTCAGGCCAGCCTGTTGTCGCTGACGACGTCGGCCGTATCGCTCCAGTCCTCCAGCACCTTCAAAGCTCTCACCGTCCAGAACTCCAGCCCGTCTCAGTTTTCAGTTACCACGCAGTCCGGCGCCACCGCCAGCACCTATGCGCTCCAGTCCGTGCGGCTGGCGTCGACCAATCAGTCGCTGTCGCGCGGGTACGCGACCGCCACCCAGACGGTCGGAGCCGGCCAGATCGTCATCAGCTCCGGCGGCGACCTGAATCGACCGCTCCGGCTCGAACTCCTGAATGACGGCGTCGGCGTCCAGCGCGGTCAGATCAAAATCACCGACCGCAGCGGGACATCGGCCAGTATCGATCTGCGAAACGCCGTCACGATCGATGACGTCGTCACGGCGATCAACAGCTCCTCGATCGGCGTCGCCGCCTCCACGCTGGGTGGTCGCCTGACGCTGACCGACACGACCGGATCGACCGCAACCAATCTGCAGGTCGCGGAAATCGGCGGAGGAACGACGGCGGCAAACCTGGGAATTCTTGGCTCTGTCAGCGCCGATTCGCTGACCGGCAGTGACATCCTGACCGTCAACAGCGACTTCACGCTGGGGCTGCTCGACGACGGCAACGGCATTCGCCGGTCCACGGGTTCCTCCGACCTGGTGCTGACCCTGAAGGACGGCTCAATCCTGGCGGTCAATCTGGACGACGCGGCGACGCTGGGAAATGTCGTCAGCACGATCAACAGCGCGACCGGCAATGAGGGCAAACTGACGGCGGAGCTGGTCGATGGCCGGCTGAAACTCACCGACAACACCGGCGGCGGCGGATCGCTCTCTGTCGCCAGTGCGCCGGGGAGCAATGCGGCGACCGTGCTGGGACTCGACGTCGCCGCCAGCGGAAACGAGCTGACCGGAAATCGTCTGATCGCCGGTCTCGACAGCGTGCTGCTGAGGAATCTCCGCGGCGGTCAGGGGATCGCCACGCGCGGCGAAATTTCTCTGACGGACCGGACTGGAACGACGGCGACCATCGACTTGAGCGCCGCCGAGTCTCTCGACGAAGTGCTGAGCGCCATCAATTCAGCGACGTCGGTCGGCGACGTGAAGCTGCAGTTGACGGCCCGCCTCAACGACAACGGCACCGGCATCGTCATTGAAGATACGTCCGGGGCGACGGCCAGCGACCTGGTGATCGCCGACGTCGGCGGGGGGACCGTGGCGGCCGATCTGGGAATCGCGGTGAGCGCCTCCCAGACGACCGTCAGCTCCGGCAACCTTTATCATCGGTATATCGGGGAATCGCAGAGCCTGGCGAACTACGGTCCAAAGGGGACTTCGGTCCCGACGGGGTCGTTTCGGATTACGGACTCGGCGGGGAATCAGGCCGTCATCAACATCACCAGCAGCGTCAAGACGATTGGCGACGTGATCGACCGCATCAACGCCGCCAGCGGAATTCAGGTCACGGCGAAGCTGAATTCCACGGGGGACGGCTTCGAGATCGTGGACGACGCCGGGGGGGCCGGGACGCCCGTCGTTTCGGAGATCGGGGGAACGACTGCCGCCGGCCTGCGGCTGCTCAATTCGGCGGCGCTGGGGGGCGACGGCAAATATCACATCGACAGCCGCATGTCGACGGTGATCACCATTGAGGCGACAGACACGCTGACGCAGATTTCGACGAAGCTCAACTCCGCCGGGGGGATGTTTCGCTCGTCGGTCGTCAATACCGGCTCTCCGCTGAATCCGTTCCGACTGAGCGTGACGTCGACCGTCTCGGGAGCGGCGGGCTCGCTCAAATTTGACGACGGCGGGCTCGGTCTGAACTTCGCGACGCAGACGCCCGGGGAGGATGCGGTCCTGCGCGTCGGAAATGCCTCGTCCCCTTCGAGTTACCTGGTGACGTCGAATACGAACACGTTCAGCAACGCCGTGTCCGGCATCAGCGTGTCGCTGCTGCAGACCGGCGATTCGGTCGCGTCGGTGACGACGACTCAGGATACGAGCAAGATCCAGAGCGCGATTTCCAACTTTGTCTCGCTCTACAATTCCTACGTCGACACGGCCGCCACGCTCTCCAAGTACGACACGGCGACGAGCACGCGGGCGGCGCTGCAGGGGAGCGGCACTCTGCTGCGGATTCAGCAACGTTTTTCCGATTTGATCAACCGCGTCCGGGGGGGGCAGGGGGACCCTGTCCGATCGCTGGCGGATGTCGGCGTGACGGTGACGAGCGGCGGGAAGCTGACCGTCGATTCCACGCGACTGGCCAACACGCTGCAGAGCAACCCGGAAGAAGTGACGTCGCTGTTTACCGACGCCGAAAACGGCTTCGGCGTTAAGTTTCTGGACGCTTTGACGAATCTCAACGATTCGACCAAAGGATCCTTGACGGTCGAGATTAACGGGTTGGGGACTGTCGCGGATTCGATGACGAGTCGTATCGCCGATCTGGAGTCGCTGCTGGAGACCCGACAGGACTTTCTGCTCCGGCAGTTCCAGAGAATGGATAACGCCATTGCCCAATTGCAGACACAGCAGGACGCCATCAAGGCGATGTTCGACGCGGTCACCAATTCCTCTGAGAATTGA
- the fliS gene encoding flagellar export chaperone FliS, producing the protein MQQAATYLENQVFTASPHRLHLMVVDAALRHARRGMEALDEKSWESMFQSLSKARDCVSELIGGLQPDVAPELVDPTKDLFIFVYRNLAKADFDRDSQLIRDAIGILEIHREAWVELGLQLGAGQPAGAPARPAYEDAPTSGRSWST; encoded by the coding sequence GTGCAGCAGGCCGCGACGTACCTTGAAAACCAGGTGTTCACTGCTTCACCGCACCGCCTGCATCTGATGGTCGTCGACGCAGCTCTCCGTCACGCCCGCCGCGGCATGGAAGCGCTCGATGAGAAGTCGTGGGAGTCGATGTTCCAGTCGCTCAGCAAGGCACGCGACTGCGTGTCGGAGTTGATCGGGGGACTGCAGCCCGATGTCGCTCCCGAGCTGGTCGATCCGACGAAGGATCTGTTCATCTTTGTCTATCGGAATCTGGCGAAGGCCGATTTTGATCGGGACTCGCAGCTCATTCGGGACGCGATCGGCATCCTCGAAATCCATCGCGAGGCCTGGGTCGAACTGGGACTTCAGCTCGGCGCGGGACAGCCGGCGGGAGCGCCTGCGCGTCCCGCGTACGAAGACGCTCCGACTTCGGGGCGGAGCTGGTCGACCTGA
- a CDS encoding sigma-54-dependent transcriptional regulator yields MSRILIVDDEPSICWSLRSFLTDEGHEVEAAASVEAAERILDRFHPEAMMLDVRLPGEDGLTAMPRLQQRADQAPVIVMTAFGDLPTAVRAMQQGAFDYLVKPFGLEQAADAVSRALAPAPAETSPPPIPLAESGEPIGVSPVMQRVFKQIALVAGTDVPVLITGETGTGKELVAQSVHRHSARRDGPFVPVCLAALNPAVIESELFGHVRGAFTGAAEERRGLFESAEGGTIFLDEIGETPLALQVKLLRVLESRQFAPVGSGLLRPTNVRVVAATNRSLSESILQGEFREDLYHRLRVFPIDVPPLRERPEDIPPLVEHFLQLAVGSRMPPLTTGFLTALRERNWPGNVRELRNAVECAAVLSRGGPLQAEHLPRPASTPQNVTSMTASRGLDAELVAWVGRAIQSADPGETGDLYRRFLQLVERPLLQTVLAHTHQNRTAAARLLGLDRATLRARLKAVLGADDTEPGGT; encoded by the coding sequence ATGAGCAGGATTCTGATCGTTGACGACGAACCCTCCATCTGCTGGAGCCTGCGATCGTTTCTGACCGACGAAGGACACGAGGTCGAAGCCGCGGCATCCGTCGAAGCCGCCGAACGGATTCTAGATCGGTTTCATCCGGAAGCCATGATGCTCGACGTCCGGCTCCCGGGCGAAGATGGTCTGACCGCCATGCCCCGGCTGCAGCAGCGCGCCGATCAGGCGCCAGTCATCGTGATGACGGCGTTCGGCGATCTGCCGACCGCCGTCCGCGCGATGCAGCAGGGCGCCTTCGACTATCTGGTGAAGCCCTTCGGCCTGGAACAGGCCGCCGACGCCGTTTCGCGGGCGCTCGCTCCCGCCCCCGCAGAAACCAGTCCTCCGCCGATCCCTCTCGCGGAATCGGGCGAACCCATCGGAGTTTCGCCCGTGATGCAGCGGGTCTTCAAGCAGATCGCACTGGTCGCCGGGACCGACGTCCCCGTCCTGATCACTGGAGAAACCGGGACGGGCAAGGAGCTCGTGGCGCAGTCAGTCCACCGGCACAGCGCGCGCCGCGACGGTCCATTCGTCCCTGTCTGCCTGGCGGCGCTCAACCCGGCCGTGATCGAAAGCGAACTGTTCGGCCACGTCCGCGGAGCCTTCACCGGGGCCGCGGAGGAGCGGCGGGGGCTGTTCGAGTCGGCCGAAGGGGGGACGATCTTCCTGGACGAGATTGGCGAAACGCCCCTCGCGCTCCAGGTCAAACTGCTGCGCGTCCTGGAATCGCGGCAGTTCGCTCCCGTCGGTTCCGGTTTACTCCGGCCGACCAACGTGCGAGTTGTCGCGGCCACCAACCGGAGCCTGTCAGAATCGATTCTCCAGGGTGAGTTCCGCGAAGACCTGTATCACCGGTTGCGGGTCTTCCCGATCGACGTCCCGCCGCTCCGCGAGCGACCGGAAGACATCCCCCCGCTGGTCGAGCACTTCCTGCAACTCGCCGTCGGAAGTCGGATGCCGCCGTTGACGACCGGGTTTCTGACGGCCCTCCGCGAACGCAACTGGCCGGGCAACGTGCGCGAGCTGCGGAATGCCGTTGAGTGTGCGGCCGTCCTGTCGCGCGGAGGTCCGCTGCAGGCAGAGCACTTGCCGCGTCCAGCCTCGACTCCGCAGAACGTCACGTCGATGACTGCAAGTCGGGGCCTCGACGCAGAACTGGTCGCGTGGGTCGGGCGGGCAATTCAGTCCGCCGATCCCGGAGAGACGGGCGATCTCTACCGGCGGTTCCTTCAGCTCGTCGAGCGGCCGTTGCTGCAGACGGTGCTGGCGCACACGCATCAGAATCGGACGGCGGCCGCGCGACTGCTCGGGCTCGATCGAGCAACCCTCCGCGCCCGGCTCAAGGCCGTCCTCGGCGCCGACGACACGGAGCCAGGCGGAACCTGA
- a CDS encoding sensor histidine kinase, whose protein sequence is MPPDPPAPLVEATNFRHAAASGRFARPLRRQILLPVAGLVLIAVLINTIAAAWLSSRRTAQAALDRQQQMAQVLAEANYPRSGAVLRQLSRLTGDHYITWDARRGAALATSLPDIDEADLRLDLHGDPARLLQTVQIGPTEYRASVLSVGSAAPDEQIVVLTSVERWTRSRWLAIWPALAFGGMTLLLLIPLTVWLSRRLVRRVQILQQHVAAIAGGDFGRVIELSGPDDEVRQLADRVNRLSQELRSLRETLVHSERVRVLGQLAAGVAHQLRNGLTGARLAIQLHERRCAMATSDTSLSVALRQLTLLEEEVRGLLSLGRREAEAMQPVDLTTLLQSVAELVRPVCEHAGVRLEINVDPELPMVAGQRDALRASVLNLALNGIEAAGSGGAVWLSAAVAGGRGVLRVEDSGPGPVGGVAGSLFEPFTTTKPEGLGLGLAIARQVAEDHRGGLSWSRTPGRTSFELSWPQHESPRDEQDSDR, encoded by the coding sequence GTGCCGCCTGACCCGCCCGCCCCCCTCGTCGAAGCGACGAACTTCCGACACGCCGCCGCGTCCGGTCGGTTCGCTCGACCGTTGCGCCGGCAGATCCTCCTCCCCGTCGCTGGACTGGTGCTGATCGCCGTCCTCATCAATACGATTGCCGCGGCGTGGCTGTCCTCGCGGCGAACCGCCCAGGCCGCCCTCGACCGTCAGCAGCAGATGGCGCAGGTCCTCGCCGAGGCCAACTACCCTCGATCGGGAGCGGTTCTCCGACAGTTGTCCCGTCTGACCGGCGACCACTACATCACGTGGGATGCCCGCCGCGGCGCGGCGCTGGCGACTTCGCTGCCCGACATCGACGAAGCCGATCTTCGACTGGATCTCCACGGAGACCCCGCCCGGCTCCTGCAGACCGTGCAGATCGGTCCGACGGAATACCGCGCTTCGGTTCTCTCGGTCGGTTCCGCGGCCCCGGATGAGCAGATTGTGGTTCTGACGTCCGTCGAGCGCTGGACGCGGTCGCGCTGGCTGGCCATCTGGCCCGCGCTCGCCTTTGGCGGCATGACGCTCCTGCTGCTGATTCCGCTGACGGTCTGGCTCTCCCGACGACTGGTCCGGCGTGTTCAGATCCTCCAGCAGCACGTCGCCGCGATCGCCGGCGGCGACTTCGGGCGAGTCATCGAGCTGTCGGGGCCGGACGACGAAGTCCGTCAGCTCGCGGACCGCGTCAACCGCCTCAGCCAGGAACTGCGATCCCTCCGGGAAACGCTGGTCCATTCCGAGCGAGTCCGCGTCCTCGGCCAACTGGCCGCCGGCGTCGCCCATCAGCTCCGGAACGGACTGACCGGCGCCCGTCTGGCCATTCAGCTCCACGAGCGACGCTGCGCGATGGCGACTTCAGACACCAGTCTGTCCGTCGCGCTTCGCCAGCTCACGCTCCTGGAAGAAGAAGTGCGGGGGCTGCTGTCTCTCGGGCGCCGCGAAGCCGAGGCCATGCAGCCCGTCGATCTGACGACGCTCCTGCAGAGCGTTGCCGAACTGGTGCGACCTGTGTGCGAGCACGCCGGCGTCCGCCTCGAAATCAACGTCGATCCGGAGCTGCCAATGGTCGCCGGGCAACGGGATGCTTTGCGAGCATCCGTGTTGAATCTCGCGCTCAATGGAATTGAGGCGGCTGGATCGGGAGGCGCGGTCTGGCTGAGCGCCGCCGTCGCTGGCGGGCGGGGCGTCCTGCGGGTCGAAGACAGCGGACCGGGGCCGGTCGGAGGCGTCGCGGGATCGCTGTTCGAACCATTCACGACGACCAAGCCGGAAGGGTTGGGGCTCGGGCTGGCGATTGCCCGACAGGTGGCGGAAGACCATCGGGGGGGGCTAAGCTGGAGTCGCACCCCCGGCCGGACTTCCTTTGAGCTGAGCTGGCCACAACACGAGAGCCCCCGCGATGAGCAGGATTCTGATCGTTGA